The window TTTTGGTATGCTAATGGGACTTTACCAGAAGGGTTGGAATGTTGAGGAGGCGGAGTTTACTTTTTCTCAAATGAGGAACTGTGGAATTGTATGTCAATCAGCGTACTCAGCGATGATCACAATTTACACCCGCATAAACTTGTATGACAAAGCGGAAGAGGTCATTGGCTTGATGAGAGAAGATAGAGTGAGATTGAATTTGGATAATTGGTTGGTAATGATTAATGCCTATTGTCAGCAGGGTAAAGTAGATGATGCTGAAGTAGTACTGGTCTCCATGCAAGAAGCGGGGTTTTCTCCAAACATCATTGCATACAATACTTTGATAACTGGATATGGGAAGGCGTCTAAGATGGATGCTGCTCATCACCTATTTCTGGGCATAAAGAATGCCGGATTAGAGCCTGATGAAACAACTTACCGTTCTATGATTGAAGGTTGGGGTCGAGCTGACAAGTATCAGGAAGCAGAATGGTACTACAAAGAGCTGAAGCGGTTGGGGTACAAGCCTAATTCGTCTAACCTGTACACACTAATAAACTTGCAAGCCAAGCATGAGGATGAAGAGGGGGCAATCAGGACTCTTGACGATATGCTGACAATGGGGTGCCAATATTCCTCGATTCTTGGTACTCTTCTGCAAGCATACGAGAAGGTAGGAAGGGTAGATAAAGTGCCTCGCCTTTTGAGAGGTTCTTTCTATCAACACATTCTTGTCAGCCAGACTTCTTGTTCCATTCTTGTCATGGCTTATGTGAAACACTGCTTGGTGGATGATACTATGAAAGTGTTGAGGGAAAAACTGTGGAAGGACCCGCCTTTTGAAGATAACTTGTATCATTTGTTAATTTGCTCATGTAAAGAGTTGGGTCGTCTTGAAGATGCTGTTAAAATATACAAGCAAATGCCGAGACATTTTAACAAGCCAAACATGCACATCATGTGCACAATGATTGACATCTATAGCATCATGAGCCTATTCACAGAAGCGGAAAAAACTTACGTGGAGTTAAAATCTTCTGGAAACGTATTGGACCTGATTGCCTATAGCATTGCTGTGAGAATGTATGTAAAAGCTGGTTCTCTGGAAGATGCTTGCTCTGTTCTAGAGGCAATGGAAGAACAGGAGGGAATTGTTCCAGACATTTACATGTTCCGTGATATGCTCCGGATTTATCAACGATGTGGCAGGCTTGATAAGTTGAAAGACCTGTACTATAAACTCTTGAAGAGTGGAGTGACTTGGGATCGGGAAATGTACAACTGTGTCATAAACTGCTGTTCTCATGCTTTGCCAGTCGATGAGATCTCAGAGATCTTTGATGAGATGCTTCAATGTGGTTTTGTTCCTAATACCATAACCTTCAATGTCATGCTTGATGTATACGGGAAAGCAAGGCTTCTGAAGAAAGCTAGGGAGTTGTTCAGGATGGCCCAAAAGTGGGGTTTGGTTGACATGATCTCATACAATACTATTATAGCTGCTTACGGGCGAAATAAAGATTTCAGAAGCATGTCTTCAACATTTCAAGAGATGCAGTTCAAGGGCTTTTCGGTTTCCCTGGAAGCCTACAATTCCATGTTGGATGCTTATGGGAAAGAAAGCCAAATGGAAAGATTTAGAAGCATTTTGCAGAGAATGAAGAAAACAAGCTGTGCTTCTGACCATTACACGTACAACATTATGATCAATATATATGGAGAGCAAGGATGGATTGATGAAGTTGCTGGTGTGCTGACTGAGTTGAAAGAATGCGGACTTGGACCTGATCTGTGCAGCTATAACACGTTGATTAAGGCGTACGGAATTGCAGGAATGGTCGAAGATGCTGTCCACTTGGTcaaggaaatgagagaaaatggtGTAGAGCCTGATAAGATAACCTATGTCAATCTTATCGCTGCGCTGCAAAGAAACGATGAATATTTGGAGGCTGTAAAATGGTCCCTGTGGATGAAGCAGATGGGGTTG of the Pyrus communis chromosome 1, drPyrComm1.1, whole genome shotgun sequence genome contains:
- the LOC137742997 gene encoding pentatricopeptide repeat-containing protein At4g30825, chloroplastic, whose product is MMTSLRFSISLETFDSSNKLNSSFCYSHVNVSRACVVNALNWGNRIKVSGLPFELSGTSELNQMSEETNLSLVEGNPEFRHESEKGSGGPKKESRREKGLKLSPRKSRWVRELENLFVNGGEFDVDYSVISSHLSLEHCNDILRRLERCSDVKALRFFEWMRSNGKLERNVSAFNSVLRVMGRREDWDAAEKLVQELLAGLGGELNYQVFNTLIYACCKLGRAELGAKWFRMMLDHRIQPNIATFGMLMGLYQKGWNVEEAEFTFSQMRNCGIVCQSAYSAMITIYTRINLYDKAEEVIGLMREDRVRLNLDNWLVMINAYCQQGKVDDAEVVLVSMQEAGFSPNIIAYNTLITGYGKASKMDAAHHLFLGIKNAGLEPDETTYRSMIEGWGRADKYQEAEWYYKELKRLGYKPNSSNLYTLINLQAKHEDEEGAIRTLDDMLTMGCQYSSILGTLLQAYEKVGRVDKVPRLLRGSFYQHILVSQTSCSILVMAYVKHCLVDDTMKVLREKLWKDPPFEDNLYHLLICSCKELGRLEDAVKIYKQMPRHFNKPNMHIMCTMIDIYSIMSLFTEAEKTYVELKSSGNVLDLIAYSIAVRMYVKAGSLEDACSVLEAMEEQEGIVPDIYMFRDMLRIYQRCGRLDKLKDLYYKLLKSGVTWDREMYNCVINCCSHALPVDEISEIFDEMLQCGFVPNTITFNVMLDVYGKARLLKKARELFRMAQKWGLVDMISYNTIIAAYGRNKDFRSMSSTFQEMQFKGFSVSLEAYNSMLDAYGKESQMERFRSILQRMKKTSCASDHYTYNIMINIYGEQGWIDEVAGVLTELKECGLGPDLCSYNTLIKAYGIAGMVEDAVHLVKEMRENGVEPDKITYVNLIAALQRNDEYLEAVKWSLWMKQMGL